A section of the Gemmatimonadaceae bacterium genome encodes:
- a CDS encoding M1 family metallopeptidase: protein MCRTRWLATAGACLCSAMLGAQAAPRVVDGVTAVRRADSLWQAAAARGTRADSGTPGPRHWVQGARYVLQVELAAGMRSVRGAGLLRYRNSSPDTLDRIALMLAQNLFRAGAPHNEPVPVTGGMVFDSLCVARLTRAPAARLCGAAGGASVTPDLRVEHTVAWLTLPAPLAPGDSVDLRGRWHFTLPPETAPRMGTDGQVALIAYWYPQFAVYDDVAGWAADPYLAAGEFYMDPADYDVRITAPAGYLVAATGTLQNPAEVLAPAVRERLQRAARSFTTVRVVTDSLRTARGATPAGAPLTWRFTAAGVRDFAFYASREVVWDAMAALVPRGGTDTGVDTVLVHAFYRPSVKGWRRAADYGRQSIELFSRTLWRYPWPQMTLVEGIVDGGMEYPMLTAVSVSNDPRELLATLAHEIGHMWFPMQVGSNERRFAWMDEGVASWLERSLLRASTGHDDDDDGLPDLYRTVTRMRGEQSMLVHADHYSGPLTYTAASYDKLVVVFRAFAAEYGDSALAQGLRRYGRAWTGRHPYPSDFTRMVFAAAGTGREAFVREWVAGTGYFDARIEDVTRARDTLTVSVRVDGGALLSVPVAVTHADGRTEVHTIPAADFRRNPLQVLRIGGARSVSAVILDPARTRPDIDTSNQRWAP from the coding sequence ATGTGCCGCACGCGCTGGCTGGCGACCGCCGGCGCGTGCCTCTGTTCCGCCATGCTCGGCGCCCAGGCCGCGCCACGGGTCGTGGATGGCGTGACGGCAGTGCGGCGCGCCGACTCGCTCTGGCAGGCCGCTGCCGCCCGCGGCACGCGCGCCGATTCCGGCACGCCGGGGCCCCGGCACTGGGTGCAGGGCGCCCGTTATGTCCTGCAGGTCGAGCTCGCGGCGGGGATGCGGTCCGTGCGTGGGGCCGGGCTCCTGCGCTACCGCAACAGTTCCCCCGACACACTCGACCGGATCGCGCTGATGCTGGCGCAGAACCTGTTCCGCGCCGGCGCGCCGCACAACGAGCCCGTCCCGGTCACCGGGGGCATGGTGTTCGACAGCCTGTGTGTGGCGCGGCTCACCCGTGCCCCCGCCGCGCGCCTCTGCGGCGCGGCGGGAGGGGCGTCGGTGACCCCCGACCTGCGCGTGGAGCACACCGTGGCCTGGCTCACGCTGCCGGCGCCGCTCGCACCCGGCGACTCGGTGGATCTCCGCGGCCGCTGGCACTTCACGCTGCCCCCCGAAACCGCGCCGCGCATGGGCACCGACGGGCAGGTGGCGCTGATCGCATACTGGTATCCCCAGTTCGCGGTCTACGACGACGTCGCCGGGTGGGCTGCCGACCCGTACCTGGCCGCCGGCGAGTTCTACATGGATCCCGCCGACTACGACGTGCGGATCACCGCGCCCGCCGGCTACCTGGTGGCCGCGACCGGCACGCTGCAGAACCCGGCCGAGGTGCTGGCGCCGGCGGTCCGGGAGCGGCTGCAGCGGGCGGCGCGCAGCTTCACGACGGTGCGGGTGGTGACCGACAGCCTGCGGACGGCGCGGGGGGCGACGCCCGCCGGCGCGCCGCTGACGTGGCGCTTCACCGCGGCCGGTGTGCGCGACTTCGCCTTCTACGCCTCACGCGAGGTGGTGTGGGACGCCATGGCCGCGCTGGTGCCGCGGGGCGGCACTGACACCGGCGTGGACACGGTGCTGGTCCATGCGTTCTACCGGCCGTCGGTGAAGGGCTGGCGTCGCGCCGCCGACTACGGCCGCCAGAGCATCGAGCTCTTCTCGCGCACGCTCTGGCGGTACCCGTGGCCCCAGATGACGCTGGTGGAGGGGATCGTCGACGGCGGCATGGAATACCCCATGCTGACGGCCGTGTCGGTGAGCAACGATCCGCGCGAGCTGCTGGCCACGCTCGCGCACGAGATCGGCCACATGTGGTTCCCGATGCAGGTCGGGAGCAACGAGCGCCGCTTCGCCTGGATGGACGAGGGCGTCGCGAGCTGGCTCGAGCGCAGCCTGCTGCGGGCCAGCACCGGGCACGACGACGACGATGACGGCCTGCCCGACCTGTACCGCACCGTCACGCGGATGCGCGGCGAGCAGTCGATGCTGGTGCACGCCGATCACTACAGCGGACCGCTGACGTACACGGCGGCGAGTTACGACAAGCTGGTGGTTGTGTTCCGTGCTTTCGCGGCGGAGTACGGTGACAGTGCGCTGGCGCAGGGGCTGCGGCGCTACGGGCGCGCCTGGACGGGCCGGCACCCCTATCCGTCGGACTTCACGCGCATGGTGTTCGCTGCGGCCGGGACGGGGCGGGAGGCCTTCGTGCGCGAATGGGTGGCCGGCACCGGGTACTTCGACGCGCGCATCGAGGACGTGACGCGCGCCCGCGACACGCTGACGGTGTCGGTGCGGGTGGACGGTGGCGCGCTGCTCTCGGTGCCGGTGGCGGTGACGCACGCCGACGGCCGCACCGAGGTGCACACCATCCCGGCGGCCGACTTCCGCCGGAATCCGCTGCAGGTGCTCCGCATCGGTGGTGCCCGCTCGGTGAGTGCGGTGATCCTCGATCCGGCACGCACCCGTCCCGACATCGACACCTCGAACCAGCGCTGGGCCCCTTGA
- a CDS encoding glycoside hydrolase family 16 protein, with product MHLPFRITAVTATRLTALALLVTALAPPLAAQRAARPRSTTPPGWRLAWHDEFAGTTVDTTKWGFDLGNGFTGDNGVYVAGWGNDELQCYTSDPKNVFVSGGSLHLRARRGGAEGCAFTSARLRTRRRDGSALFAATYGRFEFRARLPVGQGIWPALWMLPHDTKYGTWAANGEIDIMEARGQTPSTVLGTLHYGARWPKNVHTGMDYVLPRGGTIADFHVYALEWEPGRIRWLVDGVAYQEQRFWWSSAAMADGQGVMPAGESDLHPWPAPFDRPFHLLMNLAVGGRFLGNPDATTPFPATMEVDWVRVFERRGGAGALSPRGAGLLPWAQPSR from the coding sequence ATGCACCTGCCGTTCCGGATCACCGCCGTCACCGCGACGCGGCTCACCGCCCTCGCACTGCTGGTGACGGCGCTCGCGCCGCCGCTCGCGGCGCAGCGTGCGGCGCGCCCTCGCAGCACCACGCCACCGGGATGGCGCCTGGCCTGGCACGACGAGTTCGCCGGCACCACGGTCGACACCACGAAATGGGGCTTCGATCTCGGCAACGGGTTCACGGGCGACAACGGCGTGTACGTGGCCGGCTGGGGCAACGACGAGCTGCAGTGCTACACCAGCGACCCGAAGAACGTGTTCGTGTCCGGTGGCTCCCTTCACCTGCGCGCGCGGCGTGGTGGCGCCGAAGGTTGTGCCTTCACCTCGGCCAGGCTGCGCACGCGACGGCGTGACGGGAGCGCGCTGTTCGCCGCGACGTATGGCCGGTTCGAGTTCAGGGCGCGGCTGCCGGTGGGCCAGGGCATCTGGCCGGCACTCTGGATGTTGCCGCATGACACGAAGTACGGCACCTGGGCCGCGAACGGCGAGATCGACATCATGGAGGCACGCGGGCAGACGCCCTCGACCGTGCTCGGCACGCTGCACTACGGTGCGCGCTGGCCGAAGAACGTGCACACGGGGATGGACTACGTGCTGCCGCGCGGCGGCACGATCGCCGACTTCCACGTGTACGCGCTGGAGTGGGAGCCGGGGCGCATCCGCTGGCTGGTGGATGGGGTGGCGTACCAGGAGCAGCGGTTCTGGTGGAGCAGCGCGGCGATGGCGGATGGCCAGGGCGTGATGCCCGCGGGTGAGTCCGACCTGCACCCCTGGCCGGCGCCGTTCGACCGCCCGTTCCACCTGCTGATGAACCTGGCCGTGGGCGGCCGGTTCCTCGGCAATCCGGATGCGACCACCCCGTTCCCGGCCACGATGGAGGTGGACTGGGTGCGCGTCTTCGAGCGGCGCGGTGGCGCGGGGGCGCTCTCGCCTCGTGGTGCCGGTCTCCTGCCGTGGGCGCAGCCGTCGCGCTGA
- a CDS encoding light-harvesting protein, with the protein MADNDPNRVWPSGLTTREAEELHDGLKQGTRIFGAIAIVAHILAFIQTPWLK; encoded by the coding sequence ATGGCAGATAACGATCCGAATCGCGTCTGGCCGTCAGGCCTGACGACGAGGGAAGCTGAGGAGTTGCACGACGGTCTGAAGCAGGGCACCCGCATTTTCGGTGCGATTGCGATTGTGGCACACATCCTCGCGTTCATTCAAACTCCCTGGCTCAAGTAG
- a CDS encoding light-harvesting protein: MKPSTGVPLFLGTVVVMVFAVHYAILSHTTWFASYWQGGAKAPVTASAPAIETAPAAATPTSAAPATPAP, translated from the coding sequence GTGAAGCCGAGCACGGGTGTGCCGCTGTTCCTGGGCACGGTCGTCGTGATGGTCTTCGCGGTTCACTATGCGATCCTGTCGCACACGACCTGGTTCGCGTCCTACTGGCAGGGTGGTGCCAAGGCTCCGGTGACGGCTTCGGCACCGGCGATCGAAACCGCTCCGGCAGCTGCAACGCCGACGTCGGCTGCACCGGCAACGCCTGCGCCGTAA
- a CDS encoding PucC family protein, whose product MNRISRKVLSAWASQGSRLLPFADVATPDLPLARLLRLSLFQISVGMASVLLVGTLNRVMIVELRVPASIVAIMISLPLLAAPFRALIGFRSDTHTSALGWRRVPYIWNGTMLQFGGFAIMPFAILVVSGRNAVGAPDWIGQVGAGLAFLLVGAGLHTVQTAGLALATDLVAEDSQPRVVGLMYVMLLVGMIASAIVFGWLLTDFSPGRLIQVVQGAAVATIILNVIAMWKQEARDPNKTREGRVEPSFAESWSSFIAGDGAIRRLIAVGIGTMAFSMQDVLLEPYGGQVLGLTVANTTRLTATLSSGGLLGFLLASRLLGRGGDPFRMSCSGALAGIPGFAFVIMAAPMHSGLLFFAGTFLIGFGGGLLSHGTLTATMQNAPEAQRGLALGAWGAVQASAAGLAVAFGGVARDVMNGLQSRSVLGFSLDGPATAYTFVYSLEIVLLVVALVAMAPLIRRAPHAVTA is encoded by the coding sequence ATGAATCGGATCTCCCGCAAGGTTCTCAGCGCCTGGGCGTCACAGGGATCGCGGCTGCTCCCGTTTGCGGATGTGGCGACGCCGGACCTGCCGCTGGCGCGCCTGCTCCGGCTCTCGCTGTTCCAGATCTCGGTCGGCATGGCTTCCGTGCTCCTGGTGGGCACGCTCAACCGGGTGATGATCGTCGAGCTGAGGGTCCCGGCGTCGATCGTCGCGATCATGATCTCGCTGCCGCTGCTGGCCGCCCCGTTCCGTGCCCTCATCGGCTTCCGTTCCGACACGCACACCTCTGCCCTGGGGTGGCGTCGTGTGCCGTACATCTGGAACGGCACGATGCTCCAGTTCGGCGGCTTCGCGATCATGCCGTTCGCGATCCTGGTGGTGTCGGGACGCAACGCGGTCGGTGCGCCAGACTGGATCGGCCAGGTCGGTGCGGGCCTCGCGTTCCTCCTCGTCGGTGCCGGACTGCACACGGTGCAGACGGCGGGACTGGCGTTGGCCACGGACCTGGTCGCCGAGGACTCGCAGCCGCGGGTCGTGGGGCTGATGTACGTCATGCTGCTGGTCGGGATGATCGCGAGTGCGATCGTGTTCGGGTGGCTGCTCACCGATTTCTCGCCCGGGCGGCTGATCCAGGTGGTGCAGGGCGCGGCGGTGGCGACGATCATCCTGAACGTCATCGCGATGTGGAAGCAGGAAGCGCGTGACCCGAACAAGACGCGCGAAGGGCGGGTGGAGCCGTCGTTCGCCGAGTCGTGGTCCAGCTTCATCGCCGGTGACGGCGCGATTCGCCGCCTGATCGCGGTGGGCATCGGCACGATGGCCTTCAGCATGCAGGACGTGCTGCTGGAGCCGTACGGCGGGCAGGTGTTGGGCCTGACGGTGGCGAACACCACGCGGCTCACGGCCACGCTCTCCTCGGGTGGCCTGCTGGGGTTCCTGCTGGCGTCCCGTCTGCTCGGGCGTGGCGGTGATCCGTTCCGCATGTCGTGCAGTGGCGCATTGGCGGGGATTCCCGGCTTCGCGTTCGTGATCATGGCGGCGCCGATGCACTCGGGGCTGCTGTTCTTTGCCGGCACCTTCCTGATCGGGTTCGGCGGTGGGCTGCTGAGCCACGGCACGCTGACGGCGACGATGCAGAATGCGCCGGAGGCGCAGCGCGGGCTGGCGCTCGGTGCGTGGGGGGCGGTGCAGGCCTCGGCGGCGGGGCTTGCGGTGGCGTTCGGGGGCGTGGCGCGCGACGTGATGAACGGGTTGCAGTCGCGGTCGGTGTTGGGCTTCAGCCTGGATGGCCCCGCCACCGCCTACACCTTCGTCTACAGCCTCGAGATCGTGCTGCTGGTGGTGGCACTGGTGGCGATGGCGCCGTTGATCCGCCGCGCACCCCACGCGGTCACGGCCTGA
- the gyrB gene encoding DNA topoisomerase (ATP-hydrolyzing) subunit B, with protein MADVNGNRGDYGGDDIQALEGLEAVRMRPGMYIGSTGSRGLHHLVYEVVDNSIDEALAGYANLVSVTIHKDDSITVVDNGRGIPVENNTKAGIPAVELALTVLHAGGKFDKNSYKVSGGLHGVGVSCVNALSESLKVWVKRDGKEHYIDFSRGKTITKLRQTRDVPKKETGTTVWFKPDHQIFTETIFDYGILASRMRELSYLNKGVTIVLTDERDDREKSETFLAVNGLREMVEFLNNQRKALHSEVVYIDTERDDVAIELAMQYNDGYADTTFSFVNNINTHEGGTHLTGFKSALTSVVNKYIERSSLSKKDKDGIKLTGDDVREGLACVLSVKVREPQFEGQTKTKLGNPSVEGIVRSVVNEHLATFLDEHPKIGNIIIEKAVSAARAREAARKARDLTRKKNALDIGNLPGKLADCSLSEPSLCELYLVEGDSAGGSAKQGRERQNQAILPLRGKIINVEKARIDKVLSNEEIRTIITALGCGIKDDFDLGKTRYHKIIIMTDADVDGAHIRTLLLTFFFRQMPELIDAGYIYIAQPPLYRVARGKEEYYAYDELERETYTERLSGGDARKNVYVQRYKGLGEMNPEQLWTTTMDPERRTILRVGMDDAVMADQIFQTLMGDAVEPRREFIEANARFVTALDV; from the coding sequence ATGGCAGACGTGAACGGCAATCGTGGTGACTACGGCGGCGACGACATCCAGGCACTCGAGGGCCTCGAGGCCGTCCGGATGCGTCCCGGCATGTACATCGGGTCCACCGGCTCACGCGGCCTGCATCACCTCGTCTACGAGGTGGTGGACAACTCCATCGACGAGGCGCTCGCCGGGTACGCCAACCTGGTCAGCGTGACGATCCACAAGGACGACTCGATCACGGTGGTCGACAACGGGCGCGGCATCCCGGTCGAGAACAACACCAAGGCCGGCATCCCGGCCGTCGAGCTCGCACTCACGGTGCTGCACGCGGGTGGCAAGTTCGACAAGAACAGCTACAAGGTCTCGGGTGGCCTGCACGGCGTCGGGGTGAGCTGCGTGAACGCGCTCTCCGAGTCGCTGAAGGTCTGGGTGAAGCGCGACGGCAAGGAGCACTACATCGACTTCTCGCGCGGCAAGACCATCACCAAGCTCCGCCAGACGCGCGACGTGCCGAAGAAGGAGACGGGCACGACGGTGTGGTTCAAGCCCGACCACCAGATCTTCACCGAGACGATCTTCGACTACGGCATCCTCGCCAGCCGCATGCGGGAGCTGTCGTACCTGAACAAGGGCGTCACCATCGTCCTCACCGACGAGCGCGACGACCGGGAGAAGAGCGAGACCTTCCTCGCCGTCAACGGCCTGCGCGAGATGGTCGAGTTCCTCAACAACCAGCGCAAGGCGCTGCACTCCGAGGTCGTCTACATCGACACCGAGCGCGACGACGTCGCGATCGAGCTGGCGATGCAGTACAACGACGGCTACGCCGACACCACGTTCTCCTTCGTCAACAACATCAACACCCACGAGGGCGGCACGCACCTCACCGGGTTCAAGAGTGCGCTCACCTCCGTCGTCAACAAGTACATCGAGCGCTCGAGCCTGTCGAAGAAGGACAAGGACGGCATCAAGCTCACCGGCGACGACGTGCGCGAGGGCCTCGCCTGCGTGCTCTCGGTGAAGGTCCGCGAGCCGCAGTTCGAGGGGCAGACCAAGACCAAGCTCGGCAACCCGAGTGTCGAGGGCATCGTCCGCAGCGTGGTCAACGAGCACCTCGCCACGTTCCTCGACGAGCACCCGAAGATCGGCAACATCATCATCGAGAAGGCGGTCAGCGCCGCCCGCGCCCGAGAGGCGGCCCGCAAGGCGCGCGACCTCACCCGCAAGAAGAACGCCCTCGACATCGGCAACCTGCCGGGCAAGCTCGCCGACTGCTCCCTCTCCGAGCCGTCCCTCTGCGAGCTCTACCTGGTGGAGGGTGACTCCGCTGGCGGCTCCGCCAAGCAGGGCCGCGAGCGCCAGAACCAGGCCATCCTCCCGCTCCGCGGCAAGATCATCAACGTCGAGAAGGCCCGCATCGACAAGGTGCTCAGCAACGAGGAAATCCGCACCATCATCACCGCCCTCGGCTGCGGCATCAAGGACGACTTCGACCTCGGCAAGACGCGATACCACAAGATCATCATCATGACGGACGCCGACGTGGACGGCGCCCACATCCGCACCCTGCTGCTCACGTTCTTCTTCCGCCAGATGCCCGAGCTGATCGACGCCGGCTACATCTACATCGCGCAGCCGCCGCTGTACCGCGTCGCGCGGGGCAAGGAGGAGTACTACGCCTACGATGAGCTGGAGCGCGAGACGTACACCGAGCGCCTCAGCGGCGGCGACGCGCGCAAGAACGTCTACGTCCAGCGCTACAAGGGGCTCGGCGAGATGAACCCCGAGCAGCTCTGGACCACCACCATGGACCCCGAGCGCCGCACCATCCTCCGTGTCGGCATGGACGACGCGGTGATGGCGGACCAGATCTTCCAGACCCTGATGGGCGACGCCGTCGAGCCGCGCCGCGAGTTCATCGAGGCCAACGCCCGCTTCGTCACCGCGCTCGACGTCTGA
- a CDS encoding EAL domain-containing protein yields the protein MREQLDPGPPARTLLVAAALLILAMVLTQRQGLLAGEATGLAVVALAGGLLIALVPIVALLTDRRMDDRPKRAWRLLALAACALTLAWWGELQWVGPRGHLMAAVLNVAFHVLAFAAVAMLPCGLRTPMERVRLLFDVIVTAGAAMTLTLVFLPGGLGASGEGGGAPSVPPVVAVLCDAVLFATVAMLWLRGMVTVLRDPLAPLAASSLAHLAVHGVAGAVHSPAGLATVRAFSMLPLVLLGLAAVRHRAHVVSVGVTCGAPRRLSLLPTGAAAAVLFTILCLFLAGHPPSTMAVVSTALVGLAALARQVLGIRDEIGAREQNALEQADRRLAALVRHGSDMLTILEADTEVRYASPSHLQVMGIPPELLVGRRMATEIHRDDYPAAQRGFDRLLTGESMRESLVVRMRDGTGHWRWVEAVGTNLFSEPTVAGLVLNSRDITDRKQLEAQLIEQALRDPLTGLGNRRLFSDRVSHALDRRLRSGARVAVLLLDLDHFKFVNDTLGHAKGDALLVAVSERLRNVLRTGDTVTRLGGDEFAVLLEDMVADEEADATALRIQHALDRPFRLDEREVFVRASIGIAWATDGQDLDALLTDADVAMYGAKNSGRGRVERYSSEMRARVAERLDLEADLRWALERDELDLVYQPVVDLETGTISGAEALIRWAHPEHGLVMPARFIPVAEESDLIIEIGRFVTRRATMDAARFRSLCPASAELRVAVNISARHLLSPELVPDVMQAMLDAGLSGSAMTVELTESVLASNEPIVAGRLQALRDLGLHIALDDFGTGYSSLAYLRRFPIDVLKVDKSFVSYGQTDVMNDGVTKAIVSIGLSLGMRTVAEGVETVEQLDRLRQIGCALGQGYLFSRPVNREAFEALLLQWEPATFASPLRLATSGQYRVEPAREGQAPVGPSSASSM from the coding sequence GTGCGCGAGCAGCTGGACCCGGGTCCGCCTGCGCGGACGCTCCTCGTTGCCGCCGCGCTCCTGATCCTCGCCATGGTGCTCACGCAGCGGCAGGGCCTGCTCGCCGGCGAAGCCACGGGACTCGCCGTCGTCGCACTCGCCGGCGGGTTGCTCATCGCCCTCGTGCCGATCGTCGCCCTGCTCACCGACCGGCGCATGGACGACCGCCCCAAGCGCGCCTGGCGACTGCTCGCCCTGGCGGCCTGTGCCCTGACCCTCGCGTGGTGGGGGGAGCTGCAATGGGTCGGCCCGCGTGGGCACCTCATGGCGGCGGTGCTCAACGTCGCCTTCCATGTGCTCGCCTTCGCCGCGGTCGCGATGCTGCCGTGCGGCCTGCGCACGCCCATGGAGCGCGTCCGCCTCCTCTTCGACGTGATCGTCACCGCCGGTGCGGCGATGACACTCACACTCGTCTTCCTCCCGGGCGGCCTGGGCGCCTCGGGCGAGGGTGGGGGCGCCCCGTCCGTGCCGCCGGTGGTGGCCGTCCTCTGTGACGCGGTCCTCTTCGCCACCGTCGCCATGCTCTGGCTGCGCGGCATGGTCACGGTCCTCCGGGATCCGCTGGCGCCGCTGGCGGCATCGAGCCTGGCGCACCTGGCGGTGCACGGCGTGGCCGGCGCGGTGCACTCACCGGCCGGCCTTGCCACGGTGCGCGCGTTCTCCATGCTGCCGCTGGTGCTGCTCGGGCTGGCGGCGGTGCGTCACCGTGCCCACGTGGTGAGCGTGGGCGTGACCTGCGGCGCACCACGACGCCTCTCGCTGCTGCCGACCGGGGCCGCCGCAGCGGTCCTGTTCACGATTCTGTGCCTCTTCCTCGCCGGACACCCGCCGTCGACCATGGCGGTGGTCAGCACCGCACTCGTCGGCCTCGCGGCGCTGGCCCGGCAGGTGCTCGGCATCCGCGACGAGATCGGCGCGCGCGAGCAGAACGCGCTGGAGCAGGCCGACCGCCGGCTCGCGGCGCTGGTGCGCCACGGCAGCGACATGCTCACGATCCTCGAGGCCGACACCGAGGTGCGCTACGCGAGCCCGTCGCACCTGCAGGTGATGGGCATCCCGCCGGAGCTGCTGGTGGGGCGCCGGATGGCCACCGAGATCCACCGCGACGACTATCCGGCGGCGCAACGCGGCTTCGACCGGCTGCTCACCGGCGAGTCGATGCGGGAGTCGCTCGTGGTCCGCATGCGTGACGGCACCGGCCACTGGCGCTGGGTGGAGGCGGTGGGCACGAACCTGTTCAGCGAGCCGACCGTCGCGGGCCTGGTGCTCAACAGCCGCGACATCACCGATCGCAAGCAACTCGAGGCCCAGCTCATCGAGCAGGCGCTGCGCGACCCGCTCACGGGGCTGGGCAACCGGCGCCTCTTCTCCGACCGCGTCTCGCACGCGCTCGACCGTCGCCTGCGCAGCGGGGCACGGGTGGCCGTGCTCCTGCTGGACCTCGATCACTTCAAGTTCGTGAACGACACGCTGGGCCACGCCAAGGGTGACGCCCTGCTGGTGGCGGTGTCGGAGCGATTGCGCAACGTGCTCCGCACCGGCGACACCGTCACGCGGCTGGGCGGCGACGAGTTCGCCGTGCTGCTCGAGGACATGGTCGCCGACGAGGAGGCGGATGCCACCGCGCTGCGCATCCAGCACGCGCTCGACCGGCCGTTCCGGCTCGACGAGCGCGAGGTGTTCGTGCGCGCGAGCATCGGCATCGCCTGGGCCACCGACGGGCAGGACTTGGATGCCCTGCTCACCGACGCCGACGTGGCGATGTACGGCGCGAAGAACTCCGGCCGCGGTCGCGTGGAGCGCTATTCGAGCGAGATGCGGGCCCGGGTGGCCGAGCGCCTCGACCTCGAGGCCGACCTGCGCTGGGCGCTGGAACGCGACGAGCTGGATCTCGTGTACCAGCCGGTGGTGGACCTGGAGACGGGCACGATCAGCGGGGCCGAGGCGCTGATCCGCTGGGCACACCCCGAGCATGGCCTGGTGATGCCGGCGCGCTTCATCCCGGTGGCGGAGGAGTCGGACCTGATCATCGAGATCGGGCGTTTCGTCACCCGCCGCGCGACGATGGATGCCGCGCGTTTCCGCTCGCTCTGCCCGGCCTCGGCCGAGCTGCGCGTGGCGGTGAACATCTCGGCGCGGCACCTGCTCTCGCCCGAGCTCGTGCCCGATGTCATGCAGGCGATGCTGGATGCCGGCCTCAGTGGGTCGGCGATGACGGTGGAGCTCACCGAGTCGGTGCTGGCGTCGAACGAGCCGATCGTGGCCGGACGGCTGCAGGCGCTGCGCGACCTGGGGCTGCACATCGCGCTCGACGACTTCGGCACCGGCTATTCGTCGCTGGCGTACCTGCGCCGCTTCCCGATCGACGTGCTGAAGGTGGACAAGAGCTTCGTGTCGTACGGCCAGACGGACGTGATGAACGACGGCGTCACGAAGGCGATCGTCTCGATCGGGCTGAGCCTCGGCATGCGGACGGTGGCCGAGGGGGTGGAGACGGTGGAACAGCTCGACCGGCTGCGGCAGATCGGCTGCGCGCTGGGGCAGGGCTACCTCTTCTCCCGGCCCGTGAACCGCGAAGCGTTCGAGGCGCTGCTGCTGCAGTGGGAACCCGCGACGTTCGCCAGTCCGCTGCGCCTGGCGACGAGTGGCCAGTATCGCGTCGAGCCTGCGCGCGAGGGTCAGGCGCCGGTGGGGCCGTCGAGCGCGAGTTCCATGTAG
- a CDS encoding GNAT family N-acetyltransferase: MTTSSRIDIIPFEDRHAADFDRLNRTWLAACGLLEPLDEPYLTAPRRMILDPGGAIFLAVQDDTVIGTAAAIPAGTDAVELVKVGVVPTARSSGTGRRLVCAVIAHARQRGMARVVLTSNSGLTAALSLYRSLGFVDHPCPPDVGYVTADVYMELALDGPTGA, from the coding sequence ATGACGACGTCCTCGCGCATCGACATCATCCCGTTCGAGGATCGCCATGCGGCCGATTTCGATCGCCTGAACCGCACCTGGCTCGCGGCGTGCGGACTGCTCGAGCCACTCGACGAGCCGTATCTCACCGCACCACGCCGCATGATCCTCGACCCCGGTGGCGCGATCTTCCTCGCGGTGCAGGATGACACCGTCATCGGCACCGCCGCCGCGATCCCGGCCGGCACCGATGCGGTCGAGCTGGTGAAGGTCGGCGTGGTGCCGACGGCCCGCAGCAGCGGCACCGGCCGCCGCCTGGTGTGCGCCGTGATCGCGCATGCGCGCCAGCGCGGCATGGCGCGGGTGGTGCTGACGTCGAACTCCGGGCTCACCGCCGCCCTGTCGCTCTATCGCAGCCTCGGATTCGTGGACCATCCCTGCCCGCCCGACGTCGGCTACGTGACGGCCGACGTCTACATGGAACTCGCGCTCGACGGCCCCACCGGCGCCTGA
- a CDS encoding DUF937 domain-containing protein, whose amino-acid sequence MLEGLANSLKNILPDAADGLVDKAMGAINDPAHGGLTAMVDKLKAGGLGDTVNSWIATGTKNLPITGDQLKAALGNEYVTSIASKLGIDPSHAADKLAAMLPDAVDAATPTGTLPPAP is encoded by the coding sequence ATGCTCGAAGGCCTGGCCAATTCCCTGAAGAACATCCTGCCCGATGCCGCCGACGGCCTCGTGGACAAGGCGATGGGTGCCATCAACGATCCCGCGCACGGCGGCCTGACGGCGATGGTCGACAAGCTGAAGGCCGGCGGCCTCGGTGACACGGTGAACTCGTGGATCGCCACCGGCACGAAGAACCTCCCGATCACCGGCGACCAGCTCAAGGCCGCACTCGGCAACGAGTACGTCACGTCGATCGCCTCCAAGCTCGGCATCGATCCCTCGCATGCGGCCGACAAGCTCGCCGCCATGCTGCCGGATGCCGTGGACGCCGCGACGCCGACCGGCACGCTGCCGCCGGCGCCCTGA
- a CDS encoding Dabb family protein, producing the protein MLVHAVYFSLRADLPPADRATFEAWLPKLCAIASVKDGHPGVPADTDRPVIDRAYTHALVLLFETAADEVAYQVDPVHDAFRAECHTFWDRVRIFDSITA; encoded by the coding sequence ATGCTCGTCCATGCCGTGTACTTCTCGCTGCGCGCCGACCTGCCGCCAGCCGACCGTGCCACCTTCGAGGCCTGGCTGCCCAAGCTCTGCGCGATCGCCAGCGTGAAGGACGGCCATCCGGGAGTGCCGGCGGACACCGACCGGCCGGTGATCGACCGGGCCTACACGCACGCGCTGGTGCTGCTCTTCGAGACGGCGGCCGATGAGGTGGCGTACCAGGTCGATCCCGTGCACGACGCGTTCCGCGCCGAGTGTCACACCTTCTGGGACCGCGTCCGCATCTTCGACTCGATCACCGCGTAG